A genomic stretch from Antarcticibacterium flavum includes:
- a CDS encoding ATP-dependent helicase, with translation MESYLAELNDAQRAPVLQKDGAMIVIAGAGSGKTRVLTYRIAYLMSKGVDPFNILSLTFTNKAAREMKKRIAQIVGNSEAKNLWMGTFHSIFAKMLRFEADKLGYPSNFTIYDTQDSQRLISAIIKEMGLDKDVYKYKQVYSRISSFKNSLITVKAYFQNPELIEADAMSKKPRMGEIYKNYVERCFKAGAMDFDDLLLKTNELLNRFPDVLHKYQNRFRYILVDEYQDTNHSQYLIVKALSDKFQNICVVGDDAQSIYAFRGANINNILNFQKDYENVQMYRLEQNYRSTNNIVQAANSIIDKNKTKLEKVVWTANDDGPKIVVNRLLTDGEEGRFVASSIFENRMQNQLNNGDFAILYRTNAQSRAMEDALRKREIPYRIYGGLSFYQRKEIKDVLSYLRLLVNPNDEEALKRVINYPARGIGSTTIDKLTIVANQYGRSIFEVIENMDQLDLKINSGTRNKLANFVNMIKSFRILNENADAFTVADTVAKKTGLVQELKKDGTPEGIARIENIEELLNGIRDFVEGQKELADATGSLTEFLEDVALATDMDKDTGDDDRVALMTIHLAKGLEFPYVYIVGMEEDLFPSAMSMNTRTELEEERRLFYVALTRAEKQAYLTYTQSRYRWGKLVDAEPSRFIEEIEAKFLDYMIPQDDYKYKPLIDTDIFGDEIDKSKFRQSKPKAGTPPPAHKPSEEQLRKLRKLRPATPAPGATQNTDGVKLNVGDRVEHIRFGKGAVLNIEGVGQDKKAEIDFENGGIKKLLLRFAKLKLLS, from the coding sequence TTGGAATCTTATTTAGCTGAATTAAATGACGCCCAAAGGGCGCCGGTACTGCAAAAGGATGGTGCGATGATCGTGATCGCAGGTGCAGGCTCGGGGAAGACCAGGGTGCTTACCTACAGGATCGCATACTTAATGAGTAAAGGAGTGGATCCTTTTAATATCCTCTCACTCACCTTTACCAATAAGGCAGCGCGGGAGATGAAAAAACGTATCGCCCAGATCGTGGGTAACAGTGAAGCCAAGAATCTATGGATGGGGACTTTTCACTCGATCTTTGCAAAAATGCTGCGTTTCGAGGCCGATAAACTTGGCTATCCTTCAAATTTCACTATTTATGATACCCAGGATTCCCAAAGGCTCATAAGTGCTATTATCAAGGAAATGGGGCTTGATAAGGATGTTTATAAATATAAGCAGGTGTATTCGAGGATCTCCTCCTTTAAAAATAGTCTAATTACGGTCAAGGCATATTTCCAGAACCCCGAATTGATAGAGGCAGACGCTATGTCCAAGAAACCCAGGATGGGGGAAATCTACAAGAACTATGTGGAGCGCTGTTTTAAGGCGGGGGCAATGGACTTTGATGACCTTTTGCTGAAGACCAATGAACTTCTAAACCGTTTCCCAGATGTTTTACATAAATACCAGAACAGGTTTAGATATATCCTCGTGGATGAGTACCAGGATACAAATCACAGCCAGTATCTTATAGTAAAAGCCCTATCAGATAAATTTCAGAATATTTGCGTGGTAGGGGATGATGCGCAGAGTATTTATGCTTTTAGGGGAGCAAACATCAATAACATTCTCAACTTTCAGAAAGATTATGAAAATGTGCAAATGTACAGGTTGGAGCAAAATTACCGCTCTACTAATAATATTGTACAGGCGGCAAACTCCATTATAGATAAGAATAAGACCAAGCTGGAGAAGGTGGTTTGGACTGCCAATGATGACGGGCCAAAGATCGTGGTGAACCGTTTGCTTACAGATGGGGAGGAAGGCAGGTTTGTTGCCAGTTCCATTTTTGAAAATAGAATGCAGAATCAATTAAACAACGGGGATTTTGCAATATTATACAGGACCAATGCCCAGAGCCGGGCGATGGAAGATGCCCTTAGGAAAAGAGAGATCCCTTACAGGATCTACGGGGGGCTTTCCTTTTACCAACGCAAGGAGATCAAGGATGTTCTGTCCTATTTGCGCCTGCTTGTAAATCCAAATGATGAGGAAGCCCTGAAAAGGGTTATCAATTATCCCGCCCGTGGAATAGGGTCTACCACAATTGATAAGCTTACTATTGTAGCCAATCAATATGGAAGATCGATCTTTGAGGTAATAGAGAATATGGATCAGCTCGATCTTAAGATCAATTCGGGTACCAGGAACAAGCTGGCCAACTTTGTGAATATGATCAAGAGCTTCAGGATCCTGAATGAGAATGCAGATGCCTTTACGGTTGCCGATACGGTTGCAAAGAAAACCGGTCTTGTGCAGGAACTGAAAAAGGACGGTACTCCTGAAGGTATTGCCAGGATAGAAAATATTGAGGAGTTGCTGAACGGGATAAGGGATTTCGTGGAAGGACAAAAAGAACTTGCCGATGCTACAGGGAGTTTGACCGAATTTCTTGAAGATGTCGCCCTGGCCACAGATATGGATAAGGACACCGGCGATGATGACCGGGTAGCACTTATGACCATACACCTGGCCAAGGGACTGGAATTTCCCTATGTTTATATTGTGGGGATGGAGGAAGACCTTTTTCCATCGGCTATGAGTATGAATACCAGGACAGAGCTGGAGGAAGAACGAAGGCTGTTCTATGTAGCCCTTACCAGGGCAGAGAAGCAGGCCTATCTTACTTATACGCAATCCAGGTACAGGTGGGGTAAACTTGTGGATGCAGAGCCCAGCAGGTTTATCGAGGAGATCGAGGCAAAGTTTCTTGACTATATGATCCCGCAGGACGATTATAAATATAAGCCCCTTATCGATACAGATATCTTTGGGGATGAAATAGACAAAAGTAAATTTCGCCAAAGCAAGCCAAAGGCAGGAACCCCGCCACCGGCACATAAGCCAAGTGAAGAACAGCTTAGAAAACTTCGTAAGCTAAGGCCTGCAACTCCTGCTCCCGGGGCAACTCAGAATACAGACGGCGTGAAACTTAATGTGGGTGACCGCGTGGAGCACATAAGGTTTGGCAAAGGAGCCGTGCTCAACATTGAAGGAGTTGGGCAGGATAAAAAGGCTGAAATAGATTTCGAGAACGGTGGTATTAAAAAACTCCTGTTAAGGTTCGCTAAACTTAAGTTGTTGTCATAA
- a CDS encoding hypervirulence associated TUDOR domain-containing protein, whose amino-acid sequence MIRTGSKVKWKWGTGTATGTVKDVFDRRISTTIKGTKVTRKGEPGNKALLIHQENGNEVLKLESEVEKMD is encoded by the coding sequence ATGATAAGGACTGGGAGCAAGGTAAAATGGAAATGGGGTACAGGTACCGCAACAGGTACTGTAAAGGATGTATTTGACAGAAGGATCTCCACTACAATAAAGGGCACAAAAGTTACCCGGAAAGGGGAGCCGGGAAACAAAGCCCTTCTTATTCACCAGGAAAATGGAAATGAGGTTCTAAAATTGGAAAGCGAAGTCGAAAAAATGGACTAA
- a CDS encoding L-threonylcarbamoyladenylate synthase produces the protein MAELIRIYEENPNPKDIKKVVEVLRNGGLIIYPTDTVYGLGCDITNTSALERIAQIKGVKLDKANFSFICENLSNLSDYVKQIDTQTFKILKRTLPGPYTFILPGNSNLPNVFKKKKTVGIRVPNNNICKAIVRELGNPIVSTSIRDEDEVIEYTTDPELILEKWDKLVDIVVDGGYGDNIPSTVIDLTTSSPEVIRQGKGSIEIM, from the coding sequence ATGGCTGAATTAATTAGGATCTACGAAGAAAACCCCAATCCAAAAGACATTAAAAAAGTGGTAGAAGTCCTTCGCAACGGGGGGCTTATAATTTACCCAACAGATACAGTGTATGGTTTGGGCTGTGACATCACAAACACTTCTGCATTGGAAAGGATCGCCCAGATCAAGGGAGTGAAACTCGATAAAGCAAATTTCTCCTTCATATGTGAGAATTTGAGCAATCTTTCAGATTATGTAAAGCAAATAGACACCCAGACCTTTAAGATCCTTAAGCGCACGCTGCCGGGGCCTTATACTTTCATCCTGCCGGGTAACAGTAATTTACCCAATGTCTTTAAAAAGAAGAAGACCGTGGGAATAAGGGTGCCTAATAACAATATTTGTAAGGCAATTGTAAGGGAACTTGGAAATCCAATTGTTTCCACCTCCATACGGGATGAGGATGAGGTGATCGAGTACACTACAGATCCTGAACTTATCCTGGAGAAATGGGATAAACTGGTAGATATAGTTGTAGACGGCGGGTATGGAGATAATATCCCTTCTACGGTAATAGATCTTACTACAAGCTCCCCTGAGGTGATAAGACAGGGAAAGGGGAGCATTGAGATCATGTAG
- a CDS encoding OmpA/MotB family protein, whose amino-acid sequence MKKIMLLSATAALLLSSCVSQKKYAELEAQHRETRDQLNTATVKLNSCLDEKDRLGQQINTLNNQNAALLNNVGDLATLSKKEAENLERSLESIKEKDMKIQRMQDAITKKDSVTLALVTSLKGVLGNMADEDIEINVEKGVVYVSISDKLLFESGRWNLTNRAKEVLGKVATVVKNRPNIEFMVEGHTDDQAIKTAVIEDNWDLSVKRATSVVRTLQNDFGVPPERMTAAGRSYYIPVASNANAEGRAKNRRTRIVILPKIDQFYDLIEQGMESAK is encoded by the coding sequence ATGAAGAAAATCATGCTTTTATCGGCTACTGCGGCACTTTTGCTTTCTTCTTGTGTTTCACAAAAGAAATATGCCGAACTGGAAGCCCAACACAGAGAAACCAGAGATCAGCTTAACACTGCTACAGTTAAATTGAATTCTTGTTTGGATGAAAAAGACCGCCTGGGTCAACAAATCAATACCCTAAACAATCAAAATGCCGCTCTATTGAACAATGTAGGTGACCTTGCCACATTGTCTAAGAAAGAAGCTGAGAACCTTGAGCGTTCTTTAGAAAGCATCAAGGAAAAAGACATGAAGATCCAGCGTATGCAGGATGCTATCACCAAGAAGGATTCTGTAACCCTTGCTTTGGTTACAAGTCTTAAAGGTGTGCTTGGTAACATGGCCGATGAGGACATCGAGATCAATGTTGAAAAAGGAGTTGTTTACGTATCTATTTCAGATAAACTTTTATTTGAAAGTGGGCGTTGGAACTTAACCAACCGTGCTAAAGAAGTACTTGGGAAAGTTGCTACTGTAGTAAAGAACAGGCCAAACATCGAGTTTATGGTTGAAGGACACACAGATGACCAGGCAATTAAAACTGCTGTTATCGAAGATAACTGGGATCTAAGTGTGAAGCGTGCTACCTCTGTAGTAAGAACACTTCAAAATGACTTTGGTGTTCCACCAGAAAGAATGACTGCAGCAGGAAGAAGCTACTACATCCCTGTAGCAAGCAATGCTAATGCTGAAGGACGTGCCAAGAACAGAAGAACAAGAATCGTTATTCTTCCAAAGATCGACCAGTTCTATGACCTGATCGAGCAAGGAATGGAAAGCGCTAAATAA
- a CDS encoding glycosyltransferase family 2 protein: MTIGVVILNWNGLELLKRFLPDVVKYSADARVYVADNASTDTSVKYVKENFPEVEIIQNEINGGYAKGYNDALAKVPEDIFILLNSDVQVTPHWLEGIKVVFQKDPAVAVVQPKILDYKRPEYFEYAGAAGGFIDRFGYPYCRGRIFTTLEKDEGQYDDETEIFWASGACLAIRKDRYYEAGALDENYFAHQEEIDLCWRLKNLGYKIKYTSSSIVYHVGGATLNSMHPRKTFYNFRNSLYNLVKNLPSHQLVWTIFVRMILDGVAAMMFLFQGKTAHFTAVFKAHLNFYKRLLLLLRERKKVVKNTRYFSKNSVVCSYFLKGEKKFSHF; the protein is encoded by the coding sequence ATGACCATAGGTGTAGTTATTTTAAACTGGAATGGCCTTGAACTTTTGAAGCGGTTCCTTCCCGATGTCGTAAAATATTCAGCTGATGCACGGGTGTATGTTGCCGATAATGCCTCCACAGATACGTCAGTCAAATACGTCAAGGAAAACTTTCCTGAAGTGGAGATCATTCAGAATGAAATAAACGGGGGCTACGCAAAGGGATATAATGATGCCCTGGCTAAGGTACCTGAAGATATTTTCATCCTGCTAAACAGTGATGTACAGGTGACACCACACTGGCTGGAGGGGATAAAAGTGGTCTTTCAAAAAGATCCTGCTGTTGCTGTGGTACAGCCCAAGATCCTGGATTATAAAAGACCTGAGTATTTTGAATATGCCGGGGCAGCGGGAGGATTTATTGACAGGTTTGGATATCCCTATTGCCGCGGAAGGATTTTTACGACGCTTGAAAAAGATGAAGGTCAATATGATGATGAAACTGAGATCTTTTGGGCCAGCGGTGCCTGTCTGGCAATTAGGAAAGATCGGTATTATGAAGCCGGGGCCCTGGATGAGAATTACTTTGCGCACCAGGAAGAGATCGATCTTTGCTGGCGGCTGAAGAATTTAGGGTATAAGATAAAATACACCTCTTCATCAATAGTATATCATGTGGGTGGGGCCACTTTAAATTCCATGCACCCACGCAAGACTTTTTATAACTTTAGGAACAGTCTTTACAATTTGGTTAAGAATTTACCCTCCCACCAGCTGGTGTGGACAATTTTTGTGAGAATGATCCTGGATGGAGTGGCTGCAATGATGTTCCTCTTCCAGGGTAAAACCGCCCATTTTACAGCTGTTTTCAAAGCGCACTTAAATTTCTACAAACGGCTGCTGCTGCTGCTGCGGGAGCGAAAAAAAGTTGTAAAAAACACCCGATATTTTTCAAAAAATTCCGTTGTTTGCAGTTACTTTTTAAAGGGAGAAAAAAAATTTTCTCATTTTTAA
- a CDS encoding type I restriction enzyme HsdR N-terminal domain-containing protein encodes MQQLNFPNYSFRFKNSENKIAAFDEIRKKFVILTPEEWVRLHTVQFLKREKSYPLSLINVEKQLKIGKMLKRYDVVVFNPEGEIHIIVECKAPEVPITQATFDQIARYNMRLRANYLLVTNGLDHFICQMDYEKEKYIFLRDLPSYTGKAT; translated from the coding sequence TCAAAAATAGCGAAAATAAAATAGCAGCTTTTGATGAAATAAGGAAAAAGTTTGTAATCCTCACTCCTGAAGAATGGGTGAGGCTTCATACGGTACAATTTTTAAAAAGGGAGAAATCTTATCCCCTTAGCCTCATCAATGTGGAGAAACAATTGAAAATTGGGAAAATGCTTAAGCGTTATGATGTGGTTGTTTTCAACCCTGAGGGGGAAATACATATAATAGTGGAATGCAAGGCACCGGAAGTCCCCATCACCCAGGCCACCTTTGACCAGATCGCACGGTATAACATGCGGTTACGGGCAAATTATCTTTTGGTCACCAACGGCCTCGATCATTTTATATGCCAGATGGACTATGAAAAAGAAAAATACATCTTCCTGCGGGACCTTCCGTCATATACCGGGAAGGCCACATAA